A stretch of Salarias fasciatus chromosome 23, fSalaFa1.1, whole genome shotgun sequence DNA encodes these proteins:
- the LOC115382270 gene encoding uncharacterized protein LOC115382270 isoform X2, with protein MMFTESWLCDGVPLTRCALWVQRLCNPSLKGISSEKLHQSYRVCSVHFDTTQFKRPSDVHAGLKWNAVPKDQSAPITATVVDISTKSTQKDAEEKKLPCPAVFSCKLIKEEPPSPVIVSIQTIKEEKELPSPVVFSNMPLKEEEEDKPLYPVIFNIKSIKEEEDTMPSSQKNELSDGVDSSSHDGVTDHAVQHPDDSKADITGDAFVFGTSDVSAARPSVSQTPLLTPKHETKDSEVDPMVRTLEKKCSNLTLEVVRLKAKVRELRWSNELNRAGVQMVPVIPRLKKLLPGKTYAFVRTQIRVSRCHPDGFPWSNQEKALFLSMFHDNPVFYRRLLHVFSMPSVKTLKRIMKSRR; from the exons ATGATGTTCACAGAATCGTGGCTCTGTGACGGCGTACCTCTTACCAG ATGTGCCTTATGGGTGCAGAGGCTGTGCAATCCATCTTTGAAGGGGATAAGCTCTGAGAAACTCCATCAGAGTTACCGAGTGTGCAGTGTGCACTTTGACACCACCCAGTTCAAGAGGCCATCAGATGT TCATGCAGGATTGAAGTGGAATGCGGTGCCTAAAGATCAAAGTGCCCCAATCACAGCAACTGTGGTGGACATTAGCACTAAGTCGACCCAGAAGGATGCGGAAGAGAAGAAGCTACCATGTCCAGCGGTCTTCAGTtgtaaattaataaaagaagAGCCACCATCTCCAGTGATTGTCAGCATTCAGACAATAAAGGAAGAGAAGGAGCTGCCATCTCCAGTCGTCTTCTCTAATATGCcactgaaggaggaagaagaggacaaGCCACTGTATCCAGTGATATTTAACATCAAGTCcataaaagaagaagaggacacGATGCCCTCATCACAGAAAA ATGAGCTGAGTGATGGTGTGGACTCATCAAGCCATGACGGTGTCACTGACCACGCTGTTCAGCATCCTGatgattcaaaggcagacattACTGGAGATGCTTTTGTCTTTGGCACTTCTGATGTCAGTGCAGCGAGACCTTCTGTGTCTCAGACCCCACTATTAACACCAAAGCATGAAACCAAAGACTCTGAAGTTGATCCCATGGTACGCACTCTGGAGAAGAAGTGCTCCAATCTAACATTAGAGGTGGTCAGACTTAAGGCAAAAGTGAGGGAACTCAGGTGGTCAAACGAATTAAACCGAGCAGGTGTTCAAATGGTGCCAGTGATACCACGGTTGAAGAAACTCCTACCAGGCAAAACGTATGCTTTTGTGAGGACACAGATACGTGTCTCCCGTTGCCACCCTGATGGTTTCCCATGGTCCAATCAAGAAAAAGCATTATTTTTATCTATGTTTCATGACAACCCTGTGTTTTACAGGCGCCTGCTTCACGTGTTTTCTATGCCCtctgtaaaaacactgaagaggatAATGAAATCTCGTCGTTAG